Below is a window of Coriobacterium glomerans PW2 DNA.
TAGTAGAGAAGAACGCCGGCGGGAAGAGCCCAACCGAACCACAGCATCACGACCGCCATGACCACGGACATCATCTTCATCGACTGAGCCTGCGAGCCCGTCTGATTCTTAGCCATATAGAGCTGAGGTATCAGACTGAGCAAACCAAACAGCACGAGTATGACCAGGTAGGGAGCGGCTCCTGACGCTCCCCCTTGCGCGAAGGAGGCGCTTGGAGAGGTTGTCAGATCAGGCAAGAGGTTATAGAACGAGAAGCTGCCCTTGTCAAAATCCGGGAAATACGTCGGCAAGCTTTTCAACAAGGTGAACAGGGCGATCATGATCGGCATCTGCAACAGCAACGGCATGCATCCGCCGAGTGGGTTGAAATGATTCTCCGCGTAGAACTTCTGGATCTCCTGCTGCTGCCGCTGCGGGTCATCTGCGTACTTCTGCTTGATTTCCTCCATCTTGGGCTGATAGACCTGCATACGAGCTGTCGATTTCGTCGACTTCAAAAGCACGGGGGCCAGGACCAGACGCACGATGAGGGTCAAGATGATAACCGAAAGCCCCCAGTCGCCTGCGAGCGACTGAATGAATTTCAAGATCTGAAAGAGTATATTGACAATCCAATCCCACATGGGAAGTCCTCCGATACTGTCTGTTCACTAAGGAACGGGATCATAGCCCCCGGCGTGCCAAGGAGTGCAGCGCAGGATGCGACAAGATGCGAGCCAGCAGCCACGGACGAGCCCGTGCCTCTCGATAGCCTCTATCGCATACCGCGAGCAGCTCGGTTCATATATGCACGCATCCGGCAGCAGGGGAGAGATCCCTCGCTGATACAGCCGGATGGGTACCGTCGCGATTCTTCTGCAGGACCTCCGAGCTAAATCGAGGCGGCACCCGCCGCGAGAGCGATTTGCGATCTCAGTGCGCATGCATGCCCGCCCTTCCGCAAAGAGAGGTGAGTGCC
It encodes the following:
- a CDS encoding YidC/Oxa1 family membrane protein insertase gives rise to the protein MWDWIVNILFQILKFIQSLAGDWGLSVIILTLIVRLVLAPVLLKSTKSTARMQVYQPKMEEIKQKYADDPQRQQQEIQKFYAENHFNPLGGCMPLLLQMPIMIALFTLLKSLPTYFPDFDKGSFSFYNLLPDLTTSPSASFAQGGASGAAPYLVILVLFGLLSLIPQLYMAKNQTGSQAQSMKMMSVVMAVVMLWFGWALPAGVLLYYDVSSAWQTVQQIFVTQKILERTKAEEEQRLANAPIEVDVVRREHKVRPKKKN
- the yidD gene encoding membrane protein insertion efficiency factor YidD translates to MRTEIANRSRGGCRLDLARRSCRRIATVPIRLYQRGISPLLPDACIYEPSCSRYAIEAIERHGLVRGCWLASCRILRCTPWHAGGYDPVP